A single window of Thiomicrorhabdus immobilis DNA harbors:
- a CDS encoding D-sedoheptulose-7-phosphate isomerase — translation MSEMNIDFEHALAENQKAILSVIKQAGLVTEVVEKIQASVDAGGKVIWLGNGGSAADAQHMAAELMVRYVKNRQPIASIALTTDSSILTAHTNDYDFDSVFSRQIEGLARPGDVVIAMSTSGNSHNVVKAIQVAKTCGCVTVALTGKKDSAMSEQADYCLQVDSVETARIQEAHSFFNHLICEGLDTLYD, via the coding sequence ATGAGCGAAATGAATATTGATTTTGAACACGCATTGGCCGAAAATCAAAAAGCGATCCTGTCGGTAATAAAGCAAGCAGGCCTGGTAACAGAGGTGGTTGAAAAAATTCAAGCTTCTGTCGACGCCGGCGGTAAAGTGATTTGGCTGGGCAATGGCGGCAGTGCGGCAGATGCCCAACACATGGCGGCTGAGTTGATGGTGCGTTATGTAAAAAATCGTCAGCCGATAGCTTCCATTGCGTTAACGACAGATAGCTCGATTTTAACGGCGCATACCAATGACTATGATTTTGACAGTGTGTTCTCACGTCAAATCGAAGGATTGGCCAGGCCTGGTGACGTGGTGATTGCGATGTCTACTTCGGGCAATAGCCATAATGTCGTTAAAGCGATTCAGGTCGCGAAAACGTGTGGTTGTGTTACCGTGGCGTTAACGGGTAAAAAAGACAGTGCTATGAGTGAACAAGCGGATTATTGTTTACAAGTCGATTCAGTAGAGACCGCGCGTATTCAAGAAGCACATAGTTTTTTCAATCATTTGATTTGTGAAGGTTTGGATACTCTTTATGACTAA
- a CDS encoding acyloxyacyl hydrolase: MQNSKTIFSGVLSTLILSIALTPSTSYAENSNNGPMSFAILGAIGSLGFACFQGTAPCVLRPHINTDELTFSTDIGSDNKLKHLRVAIGADWDEKVYEAKDWQITGRWDASFHAWNSDEKNVANDSGYIIGLTPVFQYQLKHFAYTPFIEMGGGPHLLSDIRIENEDKSTQFQFGSIFGLGVKRDAFEVSYRYLHISNAGIEMPNPGTDIHNLHVGYHF, encoded by the coding sequence ATGCAAAATTCAAAAACCATTTTTTCTGGTGTTTTAAGCACATTAATTCTTTCAATTGCTTTAACCCCTTCCACCAGTTATGCCGAAAACTCAAACAATGGTCCTATGTCCTTTGCCATTTTAGGCGCGATTGGTTCTTTAGGTTTTGCTTGTTTTCAAGGTACCGCACCTTGTGTTTTACGCCCTCATATCAATACCGATGAACTAACCTTCAGTACTGACATTGGTTCAGACAATAAATTAAAACATCTACGAGTTGCCATAGGTGCGGATTGGGATGAAAAAGTCTATGAAGCCAAAGATTGGCAAATCACCGGCCGCTGGGATGCTAGCTTTCACGCTTGGAACTCCGATGAAAAGAATGTCGCCAACGACTCTGGTTATATCATCGGGTTAACTCCGGTATTCCAATATCAACTTAAACACTTCGCCTATACCCCTTTTATAGAAATGGGTGGTGGTCCACACCTATTGAGCGATATTAGAATCGAAAACGAGGACAAGTCGACACAATTCCAGTTTGGCAGCATTTTTGGTTTAGGGGTAAAACGGGATGCCTTTGAAGTCAGCTACCGTTATTTGCACATTTCCAACGCGGGGATAGAGATGCCAAACCCAGGTACCGACATCCATAACTTGCATGTAGGTTATCATTTCTAA
- a CDS encoding KpsF/GutQ family sugar-phosphate isomerase yields MSIDYQAIAKQVLDIEAEAVLHLKTLIDDNFSGSVDAILNTQGRVVICGMGKSGLIGKKIMATFASTGTPCFFMHPGEAFHGDLGMVSPKDVFLALSNSGETEEVIRLLPFLKDNGNIVISMTGRPDSTLATNADFHLNIAVPREACPHQLAPTSSTTATLVMGDALAVALMEARDFQPHEFARFHPGGSLGRKLLTRVKHEMTSKNLPMVSANSSVQDVIHTMNEGRLGLCIVDNGKGIITDGDLRRHMETDSANFMQLKAADLMGVNPKTIDAEARLNEAEELMNENKITSLLVTENSQVVGVIQIYDLNG; encoded by the coding sequence ATGTCAATTGACTATCAAGCCATCGCCAAACAAGTACTCGATATTGAAGCCGAAGCCGTTTTGCATTTAAAAACCCTGATCGATGATAACTTTTCAGGCAGTGTTGATGCGATTTTGAACACCCAAGGCCGAGTCGTGATTTGTGGTATGGGTAAGTCAGGGCTAATCGGTAAAAAGATTATGGCGACCTTTGCCAGCACAGGGACTCCATGTTTCTTTATGCACCCGGGCGAAGCCTTTCACGGGGATTTGGGCATGGTCTCTCCTAAAGATGTGTTTTTAGCTTTGTCTAACTCAGGGGAAACCGAAGAAGTGATTCGCCTCCTGCCGTTTCTGAAAGACAATGGCAATATTGTCATCTCCATGACCGGGCGTCCTGATTCAACATTGGCGACCAATGCCGATTTCCACCTGAATATTGCCGTACCAAGAGAAGCTTGCCCACACCAATTGGCACCCACGTCGTCAACCACTGCGACCTTGGTGATGGGAGATGCTTTAGCGGTCGCCTTGATGGAAGCGCGTGACTTTCAGCCGCATGAATTTGCCCGTTTCCACCCTGGTGGAAGTCTTGGACGTAAACTATTAACTCGAGTAAAACATGAGATGACCAGCAAAAACCTACCGATGGTTTCTGCAAACTCATCGGTTCAAGATGTCATCCACACCATGAACGAAGGCCGCTTAGGTTTATGTATCGTCGATAACGGTAAAGGCATTATCACCGATGGTGATTTGCGCCGTCACATGGAAACCGATTCGGCCAACTTTATGCAACTCAAAGCGGCGGATTTAATGGGCGTCAATCCCAAAACCATAGATGCCGAAGCACGTTTGAATGAAGCCGAAGAGCTGATGAATGAAAATAAAATCACCTCTTTATTGGTAACAGAGAACAGCCAAGTGGTCGGTGTCATTCAGATTTACGATTTAAATGGTTAA
- a CDS encoding glucokinase: MYYLAGDIGGTKALLQLIQVRPENRSSSAIGQQRFLCNQFDSLQSIVSRFLSSFDIPNLTIESACFGLPGPVHSRQVQLTNLPWIVDADQIEQACSINRVHFVNDFYAAALGVDTLSSSELISLYLPVNSQTNGEPIKGNRLVIGAGTGLGVAPVFYDGEAFLPQSSEGGHFEFAPISETQQLLLQWLWQQWEHVSYERVLSGPGLEALYQFFSEHAVVTSYSQISSQILNKNKLFTKQNNPVGLNFAPTDFNLSKRLLNAEQISQAADAGDPVAIQALTEFVTIYGAFVGAVALIWPAPNGIYLAGGIAVKILNWMQKPYFQKAYLEKGRMTQIVENIPVYLVADESLGLRGAMRQNQILAHSKRIS, translated from the coding sequence ATGTATTATCTGGCTGGAGATATAGGAGGAACTAAAGCTTTACTTCAACTTATCCAAGTTAGGCCAGAAAATCGTAGCTCTTCAGCTATTGGCCAGCAGCGTTTCTTATGTAATCAATTCGATTCTTTGCAATCGATTGTCTCTCGTTTTTTATCTTCCTTCGATATCCCTAACTTAACCATAGAGTCCGCCTGTTTCGGTTTGCCGGGGCCGGTTCATTCGCGTCAAGTTCAATTGACTAATTTGCCTTGGATTGTCGATGCAGACCAAATCGAACAGGCCTGTTCCATTAATAGGGTGCATTTTGTAAATGATTTTTACGCCGCCGCTTTGGGCGTGGACACCCTTTCCAGCAGTGAGCTGATTTCTCTCTATCTTCCTGTAAACAGTCAAACTAATGGCGAACCAATAAAGGGCAATAGGCTTGTTATTGGTGCAGGAACGGGTTTGGGTGTGGCTCCGGTTTTTTATGATGGAGAGGCTTTTTTGCCTCAAAGTTCTGAAGGTGGGCATTTTGAATTTGCTCCAATCTCTGAAACACAGCAGCTTTTATTACAATGGTTGTGGCAGCAATGGGAACATGTTTCTTATGAAAGAGTGCTTTCCGGACCTGGGCTAGAGGCACTTTACCAGTTCTTTTCAGAGCATGCAGTGGTCACTTCTTATTCTCAAATAAGTTCACAAATTCTTAATAAAAATAAGTTGTTTACAAAACAAAATAACCCTGTAGGCTTAAATTTTGCTCCTACTGATTTTAACTTATCTAAGAGGTTACTCAACGCAGAGCAAATAAGCCAAGCGGCCGATGCTGGCGATCCTGTCGCTATTCAGGCGTTAACCGAATTTGTAACAATTTATGGCGCATTTGTTGGCGCAGTTGCACTCATTTGGCCTGCACCAAATGGAATTTATTTGGCGGGTGGGATTGCAGTCAAAATCTTAAATTGGATGCAAAAGCCCTATTTTCAAAAAGCCTATCTAGAGAAAGGCCGAATGACTCAGATTGTTGAAAATATCCCTGTTTATTTGGTGGCAGACGAGTCGTTAGGTTTAAGAGGGGCGATGCGACAAAATCAAATCTTGGCGCACAGTAAGCGAATATCGTGA
- the waaA gene encoding lipid IV(A) 3-deoxy-D-manno-octulosonic acid transferase, which produces MNLFSYRLLTFLAMPLIAYSGWKRCRKHQKQQQHDNSLPDIHDCFKSRFGFNSTAYQTGGVWIHAVSVGETRSIFPLLSRLHQQYPELPLTVTNGSTQGALQALQFSPVTIQHQMLPYDYPFAVKRFLQQIQPKLVIMVETEIWPNLYQACVDNNIPIVLINARLKTASFNAYQKWGGQLIRDALNQTEFIAAQFPADAEHFKTLGANQNKVKTLGNLKFDLTIADDLAEQAHIWKQQNHLNQRPIWVAASTHAHPENGDLMASEEQLMLDAHKKLLQTHPNALLILVPRHADRFQKVTELLESKPLNWQQRSQDAEIQPDTQVYLADSVGELMLWFAVSDIAFIGGSMVPFGGHNILEPAALNKPVLSGPHYQNLQALFDPFVAENGVKIVDDSHQLAATLEQLLTHKEQATKLANQGHQCFAKQTGALERTMQALKPYLDA; this is translated from the coding sequence ATGAATTTATTCAGTTATCGACTTCTTACCTTTTTGGCAATGCCGTTGATTGCCTATTCGGGTTGGAAACGATGCCGTAAACATCAAAAACAGCAACAACACGACAACTCCCTACCGGATATTCATGACTGTTTCAAAAGCCGATTTGGTTTCAACTCAACCGCATACCAAACAGGCGGAGTGTGGATTCATGCGGTTTCAGTGGGCGAAACCCGTTCCATCTTTCCGTTACTCAGCCGTCTTCACCAACAATATCCCGAGCTTCCCTTAACGGTTACCAATGGTTCAACCCAAGGTGCGCTGCAGGCTTTACAGTTTTCTCCGGTAACCATCCAACACCAAATGTTGCCCTATGATTACCCTTTTGCCGTCAAACGGTTTTTACAACAAATTCAACCTAAACTGGTGATTATGGTCGAAACCGAAATTTGGCCGAATCTTTACCAGGCCTGTGTCGATAACAACATACCCATTGTGTTAATCAACGCACGTTTGAAAACCGCCTCTTTCAACGCCTATCAAAAATGGGGCGGTCAATTGATTCGCGATGCTTTGAACCAAACCGAATTTATTGCGGCGCAATTTCCTGCCGATGCCGAACACTTCAAAACCCTGGGCGCAAACCAGAACAAAGTGAAAACCCTGGGGAATTTGAAATTCGATTTAACCATCGCTGATGACTTAGCAGAACAAGCTCACATTTGGAAACAACAAAACCACCTCAACCAACGCCCTATTTGGGTGGCCGCCAGTACCCACGCCCATCCAGAGAATGGCGATTTAATGGCGAGTGAAGAACAACTCATGCTGGATGCGCATAAAAAACTACTGCAAACTCATCCAAATGCATTGCTGATTCTGGTACCCAGACATGCCGACCGCTTTCAGAAAGTGACCGAATTATTGGAATCGAAGCCATTGAATTGGCAACAGCGCAGTCAAGATGCAGAAATTCAGCCGGACACTCAAGTCTATCTAGCCGATAGTGTGGGAGAACTGATGTTATGGTTTGCTGTCAGCGATATCGCCTTTATTGGCGGCAGCATGGTGCCGTTTGGTGGACACAATATATTGGAACCCGCTGCTTTGAATAAGCCGGTATTATCGGGTCCACATTATCAAAACCTACAAGCGTTATTCGACCCTTTTGTTGCCGAAAACGGGGTAAAAATCGTAGACGATAGTCATCAACTGGCCGCCACCTTAGAACAACTGCTCACCCATAAAGAACAAGCCACAAAGCTCGCCAATCAAGGCCATCAATGTTTTGCCAAACAAACCGGCGCCTTAGAGAGAACCATGCAGGCTTTAAAACCCTATTTAGACGCTTAA
- the malQ gene encoding 4-alpha-glucanotransferase, protein MNKRQAGVLLHPTSLPNQDGKPGQLNDQAWLFLDWMQSAGLSIWQMLPLTEPHDDLSPYQAVSAFALNPALLPDDWQKHFQAEEFSYYLENPPHWLEDYALFMAIRAHQNHASWSEWPDDFKHRQSAALKVFSEQNSDVINKLKKQQFVLSAIWHKLKADANQKGIELFGDMPIFVAFDSADVWANPQQFQLDEDLNPTVVTGVPPDYFSETGQRWGNPHYNWQVMQDDGFSWWRKRVAEALSQFDLVRIDHFRGLEASWEIDAKEETAMNGKWVKIPGDELLAVLKEDFPDLPLVAEDLGIITDEVVALKEKYGLPGMSVLQFGFNGLPDNPHSLHEQVVNSVTYTGTHDNDTTIGWFESLDEGAKNWVMEQLRPLAKSIVAEKGLDDRLGYSMPWPLIIAGLESVAQRVIVPMQDFLMLDGPHRMNVPGTSEGNWTWQFSWQQVPEDLADTIYSLVKQSRR, encoded by the coding sequence GTGAATAAAAGACAAGCTGGTGTACTGTTGCACCCAACTTCGTTACCAAATCAAGATGGCAAACCCGGCCAATTAAATGACCAGGCCTGGTTGTTTTTAGATTGGATGCAATCGGCTGGTTTAAGTATTTGGCAAATGCTACCGCTTACTGAACCGCATGATGATTTATCACCTTATCAAGCGGTTTCGGCATTTGCTTTAAACCCTGCGTTGTTACCGGATGATTGGCAAAAGCATTTTCAGGCGGAAGAGTTTTCTTATTACCTAGAAAATCCACCGCATTGGTTGGAGGATTATGCGCTGTTTATGGCCATTAGGGCACACCAGAATCATGCCTCATGGTCCGAATGGCCAGATGATTTCAAACATCGCCAGTCTGCCGCGCTAAAGGTGTTTTCTGAGCAGAATTCGGATGTGATTAACAAGCTGAAAAAGCAGCAGTTTGTTTTATCGGCTATTTGGCACAAACTTAAAGCTGATGCCAATCAGAAAGGAATCGAGTTATTTGGTGATATGCCCATTTTTGTGGCGTTTGATAGCGCGGATGTTTGGGCGAATCCACAGCAGTTTCAACTGGATGAAGATTTAAATCCAACTGTGGTGACAGGTGTGCCTCCCGACTATTTCTCTGAAACTGGGCAACGTTGGGGAAACCCCCACTACAACTGGCAAGTCATGCAGGATGATGGTTTTAGTTGGTGGCGTAAACGTGTTGCCGAAGCGTTGAGTCAATTTGATTTGGTGCGGATTGACCATTTTAGAGGGTTGGAAGCTTCTTGGGAAATTGATGCCAAAGAGGAGACCGCGATGAACGGCAAGTGGGTCAAAATCCCTGGAGATGAACTTTTAGCCGTTTTAAAAGAGGACTTTCCGGATTTACCGCTGGTTGCAGAAGATTTGGGAATCATCACCGATGAAGTGGTCGCCTTAAAAGAGAAGTACGGCCTGCCGGGGATGTCCGTTCTGCAGTTTGGTTTTAACGGCTTGCCGGATAATCCACACTCTTTACATGAACAGGTTGTCAATTCGGTGACCTATACCGGCACCCATGATAACGATACGACGATTGGCTGGTTTGAAAGTTTGGATGAGGGTGCAAAAAATTGGGTTATGGAGCAGTTGCGACCTTTGGCAAAATCAATCGTTGCAGAAAAGGGACTGGATGACCGTTTAGGTTATAGCATGCCTTGGCCTTTAATCATTGCAGGACTAGAGTCAGTTGCTCAACGTGTGATTGTACCGATGCAGGACTTTTTGATGTTGGATGGCCCGCATCGCATGAACGTACCAGGTACTTCAGAAGGGAATTGGACATGGCAATTCAGTTGGCAACAAGTCCCTGAAGATTTAGCTGATACCATTTATAGCTTGGTGAAACAGTCTCGGCGGTAA
- the glgC gene encoding glucose-1-phosphate adenylyltransferase: MKYYCETKSSTDLTRQTLAIVLAGGEGSRLKDLTRWRAKPAVPFGGKYRIVDFVLSNCVNSGIRKIGVLTQYKSHSLIRHIQRAWSFMRYEVGEFVELLPAQQRVDKDWYKGTADALYQNLDIMRRHTPEYVMVLGGDHIYSMDYSKMLVEHANSGADVTIGCIEVPRMEATGFGVMSVDETFKITKFTEKPADPDSMPGKPDKALASMGIYIFSTEFLFQKLIEDSDNPNSSRDFGKDIIPSIIEDWKVQAYPFVDEKDEPVYWRDVGTIESFWKANLDLCSIEPELNLYDRDWPIWTYQAQMPPAKFTFDDEGRRGEAIDSMVAGGCIISGARIKRSVVGSGSRIHSYSHIKDSVLLPRVEVGRNCRIQNAVIDKGAKIPDNTIIGEDPVEDAKRFYIEESSGIVLVTPEMLGQKLHTLR; encoded by the coding sequence ATGAAATATTATTGTGAAACCAAGTCTTCAACGGATTTAACCCGTCAAACCTTAGCGATTGTTTTGGCCGGAGGCGAGGGAAGTCGTTTAAAGGATTTAACCCGCTGGAGAGCTAAACCCGCGGTGCCTTTTGGCGGTAAGTACCGCATTGTCGATTTTGTATTGTCCAATTGTGTGAATTCCGGTATCCGTAAAATTGGCGTGTTGACCCAATATAAATCACACTCTCTGATTCGCCATATTCAGCGTGCCTGGAGTTTTATGCGTTATGAAGTGGGTGAGTTCGTAGAATTGCTTCCTGCCCAGCAACGTGTTGATAAGGATTGGTATAAAGGCACGGCGGATGCTTTATATCAAAACTTGGATATTATGCGTCGTCATACCCCTGAATATGTCATGGTATTAGGGGGTGATCATATCTATTCGATGGACTACAGCAAGATGTTGGTCGAACACGCCAATTCAGGCGCGGATGTCACTATCGGGTGTATTGAAGTACCTCGTATGGAGGCGACCGGTTTCGGAGTGATGTCGGTCGACGAGACCTTTAAGATTACCAAATTCACAGAAAAACCTGCTGACCCTGACTCCATGCCCGGTAAACCTGATAAGGCTTTGGCTTCTATGGGGATTTACATTTTCTCAACCGAATTCCTGTTTCAAAAGCTGATTGAAGACAGTGATAACCCAAATTCTTCACGTGACTTTGGTAAAGATATTATTCCCTCAATCATTGAAGATTGGAAAGTGCAGGCGTACCCCTTTGTGGATGAAAAGGACGAGCCTGTCTATTGGCGAGATGTGGGGACAATCGAGTCTTTTTGGAAAGCCAATTTGGATTTGTGCTCTATTGAACCGGAGTTGAATTTGTATGACCGTGATTGGCCGATTTGGACTTATCAAGCGCAAATGCCGCCGGCAAAATTCACTTTTGATGATGAAGGGCGTCGTGGCGAAGCAATCGATTCGATGGTAGCGGGTGGTTGTATTATTTCCGGAGCTCGCATCAAACGTTCGGTAGTGGGTAGCGGTTCACGGATTCATAGTTATTCCCATATCAAAGATTCGGTGCTCTTGCCCCGTGTAGAGGTAGGGCGAAATTGCCGTATTCAAAACGCCGTTATCGACAAGGGCGCTAAAATCCCAGACAACACCATTATCGGTGAAGACCCAGTTGAAGATGCAAAACGATTTTATATTGAAGAGTCGTCAGGCATTGTTTTGGTAACACCGGAGATGCTCGGGCAAAAGTTACATACCTTGCGATAA
- a CDS encoding glycoside hydrolase family 57 protein: MNKKKIKVVLCWHMHQPHYRDGLDGVYRLPWVYLHAIKDYSDMVWHLENCPEAKVVVNFAPVLLEQLDDYEQQMRAWLDNGAEMNDPLLNLVAGVTPIPKSAKEREEVVSVCQRAYAPTMINVLPHFRELLDMVRCNDSKEGLDNICVSYVNDQFFTDLLVWYHLAWMGMSVRETDYRVDALMDKKSHFTVEDQRTLMEIMTDCVASIIPRYKALMERGQIEISMTPYGHPIVPLLIDFASMRDALPDAPAPKYNGYPDGYERSKWHMEHGLKVYQQHFEAKPKGVWLSEGAISSAAVGLLDEYGFKWTASGEGVWRHSCEASCIDQHDYHSKRALYQPLQHGSQKCAMFFRDDGLSDMVGFQYKDWHPTDAANDFAQHMENIANFLGDKVEEHVVSVILDGENAWEYYFDNASHFLKEMYSKLSSHPRVEMTTFSEALESGAKIRHLPVLKSGSWVYGSFSTWIGDPDKNRGWDLLVEAKQCFDKVVKSEKLSAIDLQQATEQLAVCEGSDWFWWFGGYNPSDSVQDFDRLYRRHLKRLYQLLGETPPESLDIPISMGGGDMENAGTMRRN, translated from the coding sequence ATGAATAAGAAAAAGATAAAAGTCGTTTTATGTTGGCATATGCACCAACCGCACTATCGAGATGGCCTAGATGGAGTTTATCGTTTGCCGTGGGTGTATTTGCATGCCATTAAAGACTATTCGGACATGGTTTGGCATTTGGAGAACTGTCCTGAAGCGAAAGTAGTCGTGAATTTTGCACCGGTTCTGCTAGAACAATTGGATGATTATGAACAACAGATGCGTGCTTGGTTGGATAACGGCGCTGAGATGAATGATCCGTTGTTAAATCTGGTTGCTGGGGTGACTCCCATTCCTAAGAGCGCTAAAGAGCGTGAAGAGGTGGTGAGTGTTTGCCAGCGTGCTTATGCGCCGACCATGATCAATGTCTTGCCACATTTCAGAGAGTTGCTGGATATGGTGCGATGTAATGACTCGAAAGAAGGGTTAGACAATATTTGTGTCAGTTATGTGAACGATCAATTCTTTACCGATTTATTGGTTTGGTATCACTTGGCTTGGATGGGCATGAGCGTTAGGGAAACCGATTATAGAGTGGATGCCTTGATGGATAAGAAATCGCACTTTACGGTTGAAGACCAACGGACATTGATGGAAATTATGACTGACTGTGTGGCCAGTATTATTCCGCGCTACAAAGCCTTAATGGAACGTGGCCAGATTGAAATCTCGATGACCCCTTATGGCCATCCAATCGTACCGTTGTTGATAGATTTTGCCAGTATGCGTGATGCGTTGCCGGATGCTCCAGCACCTAAGTACAACGGTTACCCGGATGGTTATGAACGTTCTAAATGGCACATGGAACACGGCTTAAAGGTTTATCAACAGCATTTTGAAGCTAAACCTAAGGGGGTTTGGTTGTCCGAAGGAGCCATCAGCAGTGCGGCTGTAGGCCTTTTGGATGAGTACGGTTTTAAATGGACGGCATCCGGTGAAGGGGTCTGGCGACACTCTTGTGAAGCGTCTTGCATTGATCAGCATGATTACCATAGCAAAAGAGCTTTGTATCAGCCTTTACAGCATGGGTCACAAAAGTGTGCCATGTTCTTTAGGGATGATGGTTTATCGGATATGGTCGGTTTTCAATATAAAGATTGGCACCCGACCGATGCCGCTAATGATTTCGCCCAACACATGGAAAACATAGCCAATTTTTTAGGCGACAAGGTTGAAGAGCATGTGGTATCGGTCATTTTGGACGGGGAAAATGCCTGGGAGTATTATTTTGATAATGCCAGCCATTTTTTGAAAGAGATGTACTCGAAGTTATCCAGTCATCCACGTGTTGAGATGACTACGTTTTCCGAGGCTTTGGAAAGTGGCGCCAAGATTAGACATCTGCCCGTTTTGAAATCGGGTAGTTGGGTGTATGGCTCTTTCTCGACTTGGATTGGAGACCCAGACAAAAACCGTGGTTGGGATTTGTTGGTTGAAGCCAAGCAGTGTTTTGACAAGGTGGTTAAGTCTGAAAAACTCTCCGCGATAGATTTGCAACAAGCGACCGAGCAATTGGCGGTTTGTGAAGGTTCGGATTGGTTCTGGTGGTTTGGCGGCTACAATCCATCGGATAGCGTGCAGGATTTTGACCGTTTATACCGTAGACACCTAAAAAGACTCTATCAACTGTTGGGTGAAACCCCGCCAGAAAGTCTGGATATTCCGATTTCCATGGGTGGTGGTGATATGGAAAACGCAGGGACGATGCGTCGAAATTAA
- the hldE gene encoding bifunctional D-glycero-beta-D-manno-heptose-7-phosphate kinase/D-glycero-beta-D-manno-heptose 1-phosphate adenylyltransferase HldE, whose product MHDFSQSKILVVGDVMLDQYWNGRAGRISPEAPVPVVKVANEEMRAGGAANVALNVAALGAKACLLGVVGKLANGGMDAHGQQLTQLMQQANVTTDWALSESGTICKLRVLSHHQQLIRMDFENPVPAEPAQALVELVKKHIADYDVLVISDYAKGALQFVEQMIAVAVEKSIPVLVDPKGLDFERYRNATLIKPNQSEFEAIVGEASTEAAVVEKATRLIDDLSLQALLVTRSEHGMALVSQQDKPYLLKSQAQEVYDVTGAGDTVMAALATGFASGLSWQNSVHLANQAASVVVRKVGTSTVSKAELDEAIKADMRHKGYVAMNEDELLELVRLAQQNGEKVVFTNGCFDLLHSGHVRYLNEAAKLGERLIIAVNSDESVKKLKGDSRPIVGLEGRMELLSALSCVDWVVAFNEETPERLICKLKPDVLVKGGDYKPEEIAGSACVWDAGGQVEVLSFWDGYSTTKLVDKIQTEENAKKL is encoded by the coding sequence ATGCACGACTTTTCGCAATCTAAAATTCTAGTGGTTGGTGATGTAATGTTGGACCAATATTGGAATGGTAGGGCGGGAAGAATCTCTCCTGAAGCACCTGTTCCGGTGGTAAAAGTCGCCAATGAGGAGATGCGTGCCGGTGGTGCCGCCAACGTGGCGTTGAATGTGGCCGCTTTGGGCGCTAAAGCTTGTCTTTTGGGTGTGGTCGGTAAACTGGCCAATGGCGGTATGGATGCGCATGGCCAGCAGTTGACCCAGCTGATGCAACAGGCCAATGTGACAACCGATTGGGCGCTGTCGGAAAGCGGTACTATCTGCAAGTTAAGAGTGTTAAGCCACCACCAGCAATTGATTCGTATGGATTTTGAAAATCCTGTCCCTGCCGAGCCAGCCCAGGCTTTGGTTGAATTGGTTAAAAAGCATATTGCCGATTATGACGTTTTGGTGATTTCCGATTACGCCAAAGGCGCTCTGCAGTTTGTTGAGCAAATGATTGCTGTGGCGGTTGAAAAATCCATCCCGGTGTTGGTTGATCCTAAAGGGTTGGATTTTGAGCGTTACCGTAATGCAACTCTAATCAAGCCGAATCAGAGTGAGTTTGAGGCGATTGTGGGTGAGGCGTCAACTGAAGCGGCCGTTGTAGAAAAAGCCACTCGATTAATTGATGATTTGTCGTTGCAAGCCTTGTTGGTTACCCGTAGCGAGCATGGTATGGCGTTGGTTAGCCAGCAAGATAAACCTTATCTGCTGAAGTCGCAAGCACAGGAAGTCTACGATGTGACGGGGGCGGGTGATACGGTTATGGCGGCATTGGCTACCGGGTTTGCCAGTGGCTTGTCGTGGCAGAATTCGGTGCATTTGGCCAATCAGGCCGCGAGTGTGGTGGTTCGAAAAGTCGGAACTTCAACGGTTTCCAAAGCGGAGTTGGACGAGGCGATTAAAGCCGATATGCGCCATAAAGGTTATGTGGCGATGAATGAAGATGAGTTGCTTGAACTGGTGCGGTTGGCCCAACAAAACGGTGAAAAAGTGGTGTTCACCAATGGTTGTTTCGACCTATTGCATAGTGGCCATGTGCGTTATTTAAACGAGGCGGCTAAATTAGGTGAGCGTTTGATTATCGCGGTGAACTCGGATGAGTCGGTCAAAAAATTAAAAGGCGATTCGCGCCCGATCGTTGGTTTGGAAGGTCGTATGGAACTGCTTTCAGCATTGAGTTGTGTTGACTGGGTGGTCGCTTTCAATGAGGAAACCCCAGAGCGCTTGATTTGTAAATTAAAACCGGATGTTTTGGTCAAGGGCGGTGATTATAAGCCTGAAGAGATTGCCGGTTCTGCTTGTGTTTGGGATGCCGGTGGGCAGGTTGAAGTTTTGTCTTTTTGGGATGGTTATTCAACCACAAAATTAGTGGATAAAATTCAAACCGAAGAGAATGCGAAAAAATTATGA